From the Conger conger chromosome 14, fConCon1.1, whole genome shotgun sequence genome, one window contains:
- the si:ch211-15p9.2 gene encoding pyruvate dehydrogenase [acetyl-transferring]-phosphatase 1, mitochondrial isoform X2, with amino-acid sequence MPPAIRNAASITFHVTLYIPCIQCTKSVLYCLCKRLLLSISSETFITFSCTSWKMQILHSIQHHGLQRTIRQWRSAHRIRLAQLATSDARLCHSAAPTVSMAAVSQTMAGLLSSSRKYRANTQTSQMTPPEVNRMLNANEYSLSFNGYDGRNVGSVLGFESNLLASNSPSEDRRSVATCLQSRGMLFGVFDGHAGHACAQAVSERLFYYIAVSLLPLKTLVDIEEAVENERPVFPVLQWHKHPNDCVSTDAGKLYFNSLRTYWQELIDLEEDGDKDVEAALADAFKRLDNDISLEAQVEFGDPFSHFAPLRVALSGCTACVAHVDGSDLRVANLGDSRAVLGVQAEDGSWSALTVTNDHNAQNADELQRVRAEHPPAERKSVVKHDRLLGLLLPFRAFGDIKFKWSGELLSRVCEARPEALPGGEHAKTLPPNYRTPPYLIAEPEVTSHKLRPQDKFLVLATDGLWEMMHRQTVVEVIGEHLTGMQWQKPLSGVSFTLGQMQKLLLERKARALKALEDENSATHLIRHALGSDGFGSVDPRRLSKMLSLPRELARMYRDDITILVVHLNSSVIEANHKAAITEDA; translated from the exons ATGCCCCCGGCTATTAGAAACGCAGCCTCAATAACGTTTCATGTAACACTGTATATTCCATGCATTCAATGCACCAAGTCTGTCCTATATTGTCTATGTAAGCGCTTGCTCTTATCGATTTCTTCGGAGACATTCATCACATTCTCATG CACGTCTTGGAAGATGCAGATTTTGCATAGTATTCAGCACCATGGACTGCAACGGACTATACGCCAATGGAGATCCGCACACCGTATTCGCTTAGCGCAGCTTGCAACCAGCGACGCCAGACTGTGCCACAGTGCTGCTCCAACCGTGAGCATGGCAGCCGTCAGTCAAACCATGGCTGGACTGCTCAGCTCGAGCAGGAAGTACAGAGCAAACACCCAGACCAGCCAGATGACCCCTCCGGAAGTAAACCGCATGCTGAACGCCAACGAGTACAGTCTGAGCTTCAACGGGTACGACGGGAGAAATGTCGGTTCGGTTTTAGGCTTCGAAAGCAACCTCCTGGCATCCAACTCGCCCAGCGAGGATCGCCGAAGTGTGGCCACCTGCCTCCAGAGCCGAGGCATGCTGTTCGGCGTGTTCGACGGCCACGCGGGCCACGCCTGCGCGCAGGCCGTCAGCGAGCGGCTGTTCTACTACATCGCCGTGTCCCTGCTCCCGCTGAAAACGCTGGTGGACATCGAGGAGGCGGTGGAGAACGAGCGCCCCGTCTTCCCCGTGCTGCAGTGGCACAAGCACCCCAACGACTGCGTCAGCACCGACGCCGGGAAGCTGTACTTCAACAGCCTGCGCACCTACTGGCAGGAGCTCATCGACCTGGAGGAGGACGGGGACAAGGACGTGGAGGCCGCCCTGGCCGACGCCTTCAAGAGGCTGGACAACGACATCTCGCTGGAGGCGCAGGTGGAGTTCGGGGACCCCTTCTCGCACTTCGCCCCGCTCAGGGTGGCCCTGTCGGGGTGCACCGCCTGCGTGGCTCACGTGGACGGCTCGGACCTGCGCGTCGCCAACCTGGGGGACAGCCGGGCCGTGCTGGGGGTGCAGGCGGAGGACGGGAGCTGGTCGGCGCTCACCGTCACCAACGACCACAACGCGCAGAACGCCGACGAGCTGCAGCGCGTGCGGGCGGAGCACCCGCCGGCGGAGAGGAAGAGCGTGGTGAAGCACGACCGCCTCCTGGGCCTGCTCCTGCCCTTCAGGGCCTTCGGCGACATCAAGTTCAAGTGGAGCGGCGAGCTGCTCAGCCGCGTGTGCGAGGCGCGCCCGGAGGCGCTGCCGGGCGGCGAGCACGCCAAGACGCTACCGCCCAACTACCGCACGCCCCCCTACCTCATCGCCGAGCCCGAGGTCACCAGCCACAAGCTCCGGCCCCAGGACAAGTTCCTGGTGCTGGCTACGGACGGCCTGTGGGAGATGATGCACAGGCAGACCGTGGTGGAGGTAATCGGGGAACACCTGACGGGGATGCAGTGGCAGAAGCCGCTGTCCGGGGTCTCGTTCACTTTGGGGCAGATGCAGAAGCTGCTGCTGGAGAGGAAAGCTCGCGCCCTCAAGGCCCTGGAGGACGAGAACTCGGCCACGCACCTGATCCGCCACGCTCTGGGGAGCGACGGGTTCGGCAGCGTGGATCCTCGCCGCCTGTCCAAGATGCTGAGCCTGCCCCGAGAGCTGGCCAGAATGTACAGAGATGACATCACAATCCTGGTGGTCCATCTGAACAGCAGCGTCATCGAGGCAAATCACAAGGCGGCCATTACGGAGGATGCCTGA
- the si:ch211-15p9.2 gene encoding pyruvate dehydrogenase [acetyl-transferring]-phosphatase 1, mitochondrial isoform X3 — MPPQWEFTEYCNVTKLQIITSWKMQILHSIQHHGLQRTIRQWRSAHRIRLAQLATSDARLCHSAAPTVSMAAVSQTMAGLLSSSRKYRANTQTSQMTPPEVNRMLNANEYSLSFNGYDGRNVGSVLGFESNLLASNSPSEDRRSVATCLQSRGMLFGVFDGHAGHACAQAVSERLFYYIAVSLLPLKTLVDIEEAVENERPVFPVLQWHKHPNDCVSTDAGKLYFNSLRTYWQELIDLEEDGDKDVEAALADAFKRLDNDISLEAQVEFGDPFSHFAPLRVALSGCTACVAHVDGSDLRVANLGDSRAVLGVQAEDGSWSALTVTNDHNAQNADELQRVRAEHPPAERKSVVKHDRLLGLLLPFRAFGDIKFKWSGELLSRVCEARPEALPGGEHAKTLPPNYRTPPYLIAEPEVTSHKLRPQDKFLVLATDGLWEMMHRQTVVEVIGEHLTGMQWQKPLSGVSFTLGQMQKLLLERKARALKALEDENSATHLIRHALGSDGFGSVDPRRLSKMLSLPRELARMYRDDITILVVHLNSSVIEANHKAAITEDA, encoded by the exons ATGCCGCCACAATGGGAATTCACGGAATACTGTAACGTTACCAAACTTCAAATCAT CACGTCTTGGAAGATGCAGATTTTGCATAGTATTCAGCACCATGGACTGCAACGGACTATACGCCAATGGAGATCCGCACACCGTATTCGCTTAGCGCAGCTTGCAACCAGCGACGCCAGACTGTGCCACAGTGCTGCTCCAACCGTGAGCATGGCAGCCGTCAGTCAAACCATGGCTGGACTGCTCAGCTCGAGCAGGAAGTACAGAGCAAACACCCAGACCAGCCAGATGACCCCTCCGGAAGTAAACCGCATGCTGAACGCCAACGAGTACAGTCTGAGCTTCAACGGGTACGACGGGAGAAATGTCGGTTCGGTTTTAGGCTTCGAAAGCAACCTCCTGGCATCCAACTCGCCCAGCGAGGATCGCCGAAGTGTGGCCACCTGCCTCCAGAGCCGAGGCATGCTGTTCGGCGTGTTCGACGGCCACGCGGGCCACGCCTGCGCGCAGGCCGTCAGCGAGCGGCTGTTCTACTACATCGCCGTGTCCCTGCTCCCGCTGAAAACGCTGGTGGACATCGAGGAGGCGGTGGAGAACGAGCGCCCCGTCTTCCCCGTGCTGCAGTGGCACAAGCACCCCAACGACTGCGTCAGCACCGACGCCGGGAAGCTGTACTTCAACAGCCTGCGCACCTACTGGCAGGAGCTCATCGACCTGGAGGAGGACGGGGACAAGGACGTGGAGGCCGCCCTGGCCGACGCCTTCAAGAGGCTGGACAACGACATCTCGCTGGAGGCGCAGGTGGAGTTCGGGGACCCCTTCTCGCACTTCGCCCCGCTCAGGGTGGCCCTGTCGGGGTGCACCGCCTGCGTGGCTCACGTGGACGGCTCGGACCTGCGCGTCGCCAACCTGGGGGACAGCCGGGCCGTGCTGGGGGTGCAGGCGGAGGACGGGAGCTGGTCGGCGCTCACCGTCACCAACGACCACAACGCGCAGAACGCCGACGAGCTGCAGCGCGTGCGGGCGGAGCACCCGCCGGCGGAGAGGAAGAGCGTGGTGAAGCACGACCGCCTCCTGGGCCTGCTCCTGCCCTTCAGGGCCTTCGGCGACATCAAGTTCAAGTGGAGCGGCGAGCTGCTCAGCCGCGTGTGCGAGGCGCGCCCGGAGGCGCTGCCGGGCGGCGAGCACGCCAAGACGCTACCGCCCAACTACCGCACGCCCCCCTACCTCATCGCCGAGCCCGAGGTCACCAGCCACAAGCTCCGGCCCCAGGACAAGTTCCTGGTGCTGGCTACGGACGGCCTGTGGGAGATGATGCACAGGCAGACCGTGGTGGAGGTAATCGGGGAACACCTGACGGGGATGCAGTGGCAGAAGCCGCTGTCCGGGGTCTCGTTCACTTTGGGGCAGATGCAGAAGCTGCTGCTGGAGAGGAAAGCTCGCGCCCTCAAGGCCCTGGAGGACGAGAACTCGGCCACGCACCTGATCCGCCACGCTCTGGGGAGCGACGGGTTCGGCAGCGTGGATCCTCGCCGCCTGTCCAAGATGCTGAGCCTGCCCCGAGAGCTGGCCAGAATGTACAGAGATGACATCACAATCCTGGTGGTCCATCTGAACAGCAGCGTCATCGAGGCAAATCACAAGGCGGCCATTACGGAGGATGCCTGA
- the si:ch211-15p9.2 gene encoding pyruvate dehydrogenase [acetyl-transferring]-phosphatase 1, mitochondrial isoform X4 produces the protein MQILHSIQHHGLQRTIRQWRSAHRIRLAQLATSDARLCHSAAPTVSMAAVSQTMAGLLSSSRKYRANTQTSQMTPPEVNRMLNANEYSLSFNGYDGRNVGSVLGFESNLLASNSPSEDRRSVATCLQSRGMLFGVFDGHAGHACAQAVSERLFYYIAVSLLPLKTLVDIEEAVENERPVFPVLQWHKHPNDCVSTDAGKLYFNSLRTYWQELIDLEEDGDKDVEAALADAFKRLDNDISLEAQVEFGDPFSHFAPLRVALSGCTACVAHVDGSDLRVANLGDSRAVLGVQAEDGSWSALTVTNDHNAQNADELQRVRAEHPPAERKSVVKHDRLLGLLLPFRAFGDIKFKWSGELLSRVCEARPEALPGGEHAKTLPPNYRTPPYLIAEPEVTSHKLRPQDKFLVLATDGLWEMMHRQTVVEVIGEHLTGMQWQKPLSGVSFTLGQMQKLLLERKARALKALEDENSATHLIRHALGSDGFGSVDPRRLSKMLSLPRELARMYRDDITILVVHLNSSVIEANHKAAITEDA, from the coding sequence ATGCAGATTTTGCATAGTATTCAGCACCATGGACTGCAACGGACTATACGCCAATGGAGATCCGCACACCGTATTCGCTTAGCGCAGCTTGCAACCAGCGACGCCAGACTGTGCCACAGTGCTGCTCCAACCGTGAGCATGGCAGCCGTCAGTCAAACCATGGCTGGACTGCTCAGCTCGAGCAGGAAGTACAGAGCAAACACCCAGACCAGCCAGATGACCCCTCCGGAAGTAAACCGCATGCTGAACGCCAACGAGTACAGTCTGAGCTTCAACGGGTACGACGGGAGAAATGTCGGTTCGGTTTTAGGCTTCGAAAGCAACCTCCTGGCATCCAACTCGCCCAGCGAGGATCGCCGAAGTGTGGCCACCTGCCTCCAGAGCCGAGGCATGCTGTTCGGCGTGTTCGACGGCCACGCGGGCCACGCCTGCGCGCAGGCCGTCAGCGAGCGGCTGTTCTACTACATCGCCGTGTCCCTGCTCCCGCTGAAAACGCTGGTGGACATCGAGGAGGCGGTGGAGAACGAGCGCCCCGTCTTCCCCGTGCTGCAGTGGCACAAGCACCCCAACGACTGCGTCAGCACCGACGCCGGGAAGCTGTACTTCAACAGCCTGCGCACCTACTGGCAGGAGCTCATCGACCTGGAGGAGGACGGGGACAAGGACGTGGAGGCCGCCCTGGCCGACGCCTTCAAGAGGCTGGACAACGACATCTCGCTGGAGGCGCAGGTGGAGTTCGGGGACCCCTTCTCGCACTTCGCCCCGCTCAGGGTGGCCCTGTCGGGGTGCACCGCCTGCGTGGCTCACGTGGACGGCTCGGACCTGCGCGTCGCCAACCTGGGGGACAGCCGGGCCGTGCTGGGGGTGCAGGCGGAGGACGGGAGCTGGTCGGCGCTCACCGTCACCAACGACCACAACGCGCAGAACGCCGACGAGCTGCAGCGCGTGCGGGCGGAGCACCCGCCGGCGGAGAGGAAGAGCGTGGTGAAGCACGACCGCCTCCTGGGCCTGCTCCTGCCCTTCAGGGCCTTCGGCGACATCAAGTTCAAGTGGAGCGGCGAGCTGCTCAGCCGCGTGTGCGAGGCGCGCCCGGAGGCGCTGCCGGGCGGCGAGCACGCCAAGACGCTACCGCCCAACTACCGCACGCCCCCCTACCTCATCGCCGAGCCCGAGGTCACCAGCCACAAGCTCCGGCCCCAGGACAAGTTCCTGGTGCTGGCTACGGACGGCCTGTGGGAGATGATGCACAGGCAGACCGTGGTGGAGGTAATCGGGGAACACCTGACGGGGATGCAGTGGCAGAAGCCGCTGTCCGGGGTCTCGTTCACTTTGGGGCAGATGCAGAAGCTGCTGCTGGAGAGGAAAGCTCGCGCCCTCAAGGCCCTGGAGGACGAGAACTCGGCCACGCACCTGATCCGCCACGCTCTGGGGAGCGACGGGTTCGGCAGCGTGGATCCTCGCCGCCTGTCCAAGATGCTGAGCCTGCCCCGAGAGCTGGCCAGAATGTACAGAGATGACATCACAATCCTGGTGGTCCATCTGAACAGCAGCGTCATCGAGGCAAATCACAAGGCGGCCATTACGGAGGATGCCTGA
- the nfs1 gene encoding cysteine desulfurase, mitochondrial, whose product MFSKTNVGVIKNILGSIGGFPSQKFKYAESAVNAVHRERELIKSRELERDELRPLYMDFQATTPMDPRVLDAMLPYHVNYYGNPHSRTHAYGWESESAMEKARKQVADLIGADPREIVFTSGATESNNTAIKGVARFYKAKKKHVITSQTEHKCVLDSCRVLESEGFDVTYLPVQSNGLIDLKHLEEMIRPDTSLVSVMTVNNEIGVRQPIEQIGQICRSRNVFFHTDAAQAVGKVPINVADWKVDLMSISGHKIYGPKGVGALYVRRRPRVRLEPLQSGGGQERGLRSGTVPTPLAVGLGAACEIAQQEMQYDHRYISALANRFTQKVMAAIPDVIMNGDREQRYPGCINLSFAYVEGESLLMALKDVALSSGSACTSASLEPSYVLRAIGADEDLAHSSIRFGIGRFTTEAEVDYTANKCIQHVKRLREMSPLWEMVQEGIDLKSISWTQH is encoded by the exons ATGTTCAGCAAGACTAACGTTGGTGTTATAAAGAACATTTTGGGATCCATTGGTGGATTTCCTAGTCAGAAATTTAAATATGCGGAAAGTGCTGTAAACGCCGTTCATCGTGAGAGGG AACTGATTAAAAGcagagagctggagagggaTGAATTGCGTCCGTTGTACATGGATTTCCAGGCGACCACCCCGATG GACCCAAGGGTTTTGGATGCCATGCTTCCATATCATGTGAACTATTATGGAAACCCCCATTCCAGAACGCATGCTTATGGGTGGGAAAGTGAAAGTGCAATGGAGAAGGCCAGAAAG CAAGTGGCAGACCTGATTGGTGCAGATCCCAGGGAGATTGTGTTCACCAGCGGAGCTACAGAGTCCAACAACACTGCAATCAAG GGTGTCGCTCGGTTTTATAAAGCGAAGAAGAAACACGTTATCACCAGCCAGACGGAGCACAAGTGCGTGCTGGACTCCTGCCGCGTTCTCGAGTCGGAAGGGTTCGACGTCACATACCTCCCTGTGCAGAGCAATGGCCTCATCGATCTCAAG CACCTGGAGGAAATGATCCGGCCGGATACAAGTTTAGTGTCGGTGATGACGGTGAATAATGAGATTGGGGTGAGGCAGCCCATAGAACAAATAG GGCAGATTTGCCGATCGCGGAACGTGTTCTTCCACACGGATGCGGCGCAGGCTGTCGGGAAGGTTCCCATCAACGTTGCTGACTGGAAGGTGGATCTGATGTCCATCAGCGGTCACAAGATTTACGGCCCTAAAG gtgtgggaGCACTGTACGTGCGGCGGAGGCCCAGGGTTCGGCTGGAGCCCTTGCAGAGCGGGGGTGGGCAGGAGAGGGGGCTGCGCTCTGGCACGGTCCCCACTCCACTGGCTGTGGGGCTGGGAGCCGCCTGCGAGATCGCCCAGCAAGAGATGCAG TACGATCACCGTTATATATCTGCGCTGGCGAACCGGTTCACTCAGAAAGTCATGGCAGCAATCCCTGATGTGATAATGAATGGAGATCGTGAGCAGAGATACCCAG GATGTATCAATCTGTCCTTTGCCTATGTGGAAGGCGAGAGTCTGCTGATGGCTCTCAAAGATGTCGCCCTCTCGTCCGGCAG TGCCTGTACCTCCGCCTCTCTTGAGCCGTCCTACGTGCTCCGGGCCATCGGAGCGGATGAGGACCTGGCTCACTCATCCATCAG ATTTGGCATTGGGCGATTCACCACAGAGGCAGAGGTGGACTACACAGCCAATAAGTGCATCCAGCATGTCAAGCGTCTGAGGGAGATGAG TCCGCTGTGGGAGATGGTGCAGGAGGGGATTGATCTGAAGAGCATAAGCTGGACACAGCACTGA
- the si:ch211-15p9.2 gene encoding pyruvate dehydrogenase [acetyl-transferring]-phosphatase 1, mitochondrial isoform X1: protein MPPAIRNAASITFHVTLYIPCIQCTKSVLYCLCKRLLLSISSETFITFSWSFIVPFLSTSWKMQILHSIQHHGLQRTIRQWRSAHRIRLAQLATSDARLCHSAAPTVSMAAVSQTMAGLLSSSRKYRANTQTSQMTPPEVNRMLNANEYSLSFNGYDGRNVGSVLGFESNLLASNSPSEDRRSVATCLQSRGMLFGVFDGHAGHACAQAVSERLFYYIAVSLLPLKTLVDIEEAVENERPVFPVLQWHKHPNDCVSTDAGKLYFNSLRTYWQELIDLEEDGDKDVEAALADAFKRLDNDISLEAQVEFGDPFSHFAPLRVALSGCTACVAHVDGSDLRVANLGDSRAVLGVQAEDGSWSALTVTNDHNAQNADELQRVRAEHPPAERKSVVKHDRLLGLLLPFRAFGDIKFKWSGELLSRVCEARPEALPGGEHAKTLPPNYRTPPYLIAEPEVTSHKLRPQDKFLVLATDGLWEMMHRQTVVEVIGEHLTGMQWQKPLSGVSFTLGQMQKLLLERKARALKALEDENSATHLIRHALGSDGFGSVDPRRLSKMLSLPRELARMYRDDITILVVHLNSSVIEANHKAAITEDA, encoded by the exons ATGCCCCCGGCTATTAGAAACGCAGCCTCAATAACGTTTCATGTAACACTGTATATTCCATGCATTCAATGCACCAAGTCTGTCCTATATTGTCTATGTAAGCGCTTGCTCTTATCGATTTCTTCGGAGACATTCATCACATTCTCATG GAGTTTCATTGTTCCATTTCTCAGCACGTCTTGGAAGATGCAGATTTTGCATAGTATTCAGCACCATGGACTGCAACGGACTATACGCCAATGGAGATCCGCACACCGTATTCGCTTAGCGCAGCTTGCAACCAGCGACGCCAGACTGTGCCACAGTGCTGCTCCAACCGTGAGCATGGCAGCCGTCAGTCAAACCATGGCTGGACTGCTCAGCTCGAGCAGGAAGTACAGAGCAAACACCCAGACCAGCCAGATGACCCCTCCGGAAGTAAACCGCATGCTGAACGCCAACGAGTACAGTCTGAGCTTCAACGGGTACGACGGGAGAAATGTCGGTTCGGTTTTAGGCTTCGAAAGCAACCTCCTGGCATCCAACTCGCCCAGCGAGGATCGCCGAAGTGTGGCCACCTGCCTCCAGAGCCGAGGCATGCTGTTCGGCGTGTTCGACGGCCACGCGGGCCACGCCTGCGCGCAGGCCGTCAGCGAGCGGCTGTTCTACTACATCGCCGTGTCCCTGCTCCCGCTGAAAACGCTGGTGGACATCGAGGAGGCGGTGGAGAACGAGCGCCCCGTCTTCCCCGTGCTGCAGTGGCACAAGCACCCCAACGACTGCGTCAGCACCGACGCCGGGAAGCTGTACTTCAACAGCCTGCGCACCTACTGGCAGGAGCTCATCGACCTGGAGGAGGACGGGGACAAGGACGTGGAGGCCGCCCTGGCCGACGCCTTCAAGAGGCTGGACAACGACATCTCGCTGGAGGCGCAGGTGGAGTTCGGGGACCCCTTCTCGCACTTCGCCCCGCTCAGGGTGGCCCTGTCGGGGTGCACCGCCTGCGTGGCTCACGTGGACGGCTCGGACCTGCGCGTCGCCAACCTGGGGGACAGCCGGGCCGTGCTGGGGGTGCAGGCGGAGGACGGGAGCTGGTCGGCGCTCACCGTCACCAACGACCACAACGCGCAGAACGCCGACGAGCTGCAGCGCGTGCGGGCGGAGCACCCGCCGGCGGAGAGGAAGAGCGTGGTGAAGCACGACCGCCTCCTGGGCCTGCTCCTGCCCTTCAGGGCCTTCGGCGACATCAAGTTCAAGTGGAGCGGCGAGCTGCTCAGCCGCGTGTGCGAGGCGCGCCCGGAGGCGCTGCCGGGCGGCGAGCACGCCAAGACGCTACCGCCCAACTACCGCACGCCCCCCTACCTCATCGCCGAGCCCGAGGTCACCAGCCACAAGCTCCGGCCCCAGGACAAGTTCCTGGTGCTGGCTACGGACGGCCTGTGGGAGATGATGCACAGGCAGACCGTGGTGGAGGTAATCGGGGAACACCTGACGGGGATGCAGTGGCAGAAGCCGCTGTCCGGGGTCTCGTTCACTTTGGGGCAGATGCAGAAGCTGCTGCTGGAGAGGAAAGCTCGCGCCCTCAAGGCCCTGGAGGACGAGAACTCGGCCACGCACCTGATCCGCCACGCTCTGGGGAGCGACGGGTTCGGCAGCGTGGATCCTCGCCGCCTGTCCAAGATGCTGAGCCTGCCCCGAGAGCTGGCCAGAATGTACAGAGATGACATCACAATCCTGGTGGTCCATCTGAACAGCAGCGTCATCGAGGCAAATCACAAGGCGGCCATTACGGAGGATGCCTGA